The Melitaea cinxia chromosome Z, ilMelCinx1.1, whole genome shotgun sequence genomic interval tgaatttgaaattattatctTAACAGAAATTTGGCTTCATGACGGAGTATTCGATGGTGAATTTTGTGACGATCGCTATATAGTTTACCGCAGAGATAAGGAACAGAGTAATACTCAAAAGGTTAGTAGTTCTAGTCGTTTATCACAGTGGGGTAGTAATTGCGAGGTTCCATGGGTGCAGTAAATGCAGTCATACAAAATAAACTGAGTCATATAGCATTATACCAGTGCTTTTAACCTTTGAAGgtggtaaaaagtgaaaaaattatagtaggatgaaacccattgtaaaaggaagataataaaacgaaaatgttTTATCTTGATTTTCAGATAAGCTACAAAGCctctgaaaaaaattaaatgacaatGTTGTAggaaataaaaagatttacaacttttgtttataactttttttcaaataaccTCAAGATTcatgtgaaaaattcaaaacaccAGGTTTTTGGCTTTTGggacgaagttccttacggcttgacatttggctggcttgacatttggctgggcgaccgaactgaaaaaaatgtgatattaaaaccgtaagaaaaatatataacggaataTAAAagctagaaaatatatataaaattcaacatttttttttttcaaattgtgttgcttacCTGGTGGTGTCTCATGACaccacattatttttttttttatcgttcacaatttttttattgcacaatttggtgaaaacttacctttttatgTGCCAAACacactataattattttgatttaaaatatttattttttcaccttaTTTTGACCGATGTATCGAAAAATCACcctaattttcaattttttttttttttttttatttattattaccatacaaacatgtaacaaaagtacaatttacacattcacaaaaaaacCAATTAGGTTTACACATagattaagtaaaaaatatagataacgcacttagaacaaaaaagtgaagccacttttttaaatatgtgtgagtgagtgaagtgttgacactttttaaaaaaagtccctgaaaattttattaagtgggattaaacacaattaatttaatataggtaaaatgggtatgcgaaaataaaaatatgtttatagttttaaatatatttactccttttttcgcttcaaattgttaaacaaatctattgcagccatgttttgatttaatgaattatataaatttgtgtcaatgaaaattgtgtttttaagtaattgatgatttctctgaagggcaagttcctgttttaaagacgtctaactctttgctgtaatgatttaatttttaaaaaaaaataaagttcctgtttttttaacttttctcttagtttatgttttctaggtgtatcaaagattgaatcttggttatcGACTgattttagactcatccggtagatCCTAGAACAAAaacacaacattaaaatacgtagtagtaagtagtagtatatacgtgatggtactctgccaagtccacgttttgtaccgtacatgtcagctttatcaaaatggtttgaagaAACCACATTaaatgaggatggctgtcgttatagttcatttcggctcagtcgtacagcatctacctattctatctcctattcaaatattcgttggaaacctaaaatcatgatatttagtagtaaaatatgagtagttaattcacaaatttaaacagacacaaacgagttaaaaattcatattgacttcaatttaggtaaaacataaaatcacacgataaaaaaaacacaataatgatgtccactttctacttaattatttttctatgattgcctacaatttatttACTCGCAtcttgggctaatggaaataagaattactggtaacactccctcggtacgtcatttcgggacatcgaaattataagttccgaataacctcaatattattttggaataacaagaaatataaagttttgtatgtacttacgtgtgaaacgatatttcttcagactttttattcactttggtattgtttttgcaccatttaattacataagaacggcattttgaaggcaaagttactgtacgagggcccgtgagatactaacgaaaatgagcgtagtttgatgcatatgtgtgcgtgagtgcgtgtgtttacttgaaggagccgagttttgtggcttcagtaacaacatagggcgcgcattatctactttttttttacttcatctatgggTTTACATAGGAATATGTCGTTCAACAATCATTCGCAACACAAAAATCACAATACAGttcttaatcaaaacaaaacaacataattatgacggtattattaaaagaaatccgactcagtaaatacaaaaaaaaaaaaaaaaaaaaaaattacatatacaaacacgttaaatataaaatgttaatattgaaAATTCTCAACTCAAAATATCAGTTTTTCTAAAAAAGGCGGTAGGTTTTTTGTTCCTTGAAATCTCTACTTTCCGATGGTGTCAAAAAAACTTCATTACTATAATAAATGTTCTGTTAAAACGCAAAGATATACtcagaaaatgaaaataatatttaatagttatttagttccatatattgtattttttttttcttcttaaaccctgaaaatttaaaaatttttagaatagGCAGaggatttaattatttaaagcgGATGCtatgcattaaataaataaataaaataaattccgaaaaagctgtttcattataatgagtgataTTCGCGTAAACAcgagaaaacaatatttaagaaaaaagccTACGCAAAAAGCGGACCCGTTTGATAAACTCGattctccgacctacgctgccctaaatactatgtggctccgagcaccCCAACGTAACAATTGAacttacagaaaaaaataatcatttgtcTTATCAGCTGCTACTAGATATCGGatcattacttattatttccagtggcagtatatatatatatattatatatttacttcttcctttcttatttatttataaacatataaaaatagctACAGTTTGTAAGTAccattttatgtaggtatatgtacctgctaatattaaaaaattagatgTCGCTCTCAGCTAGCAAGTATGTATACTTACTATGCGCACTAGtaccaaaattttaatttatgattatgtaatttattgGACATTGAATTCATTCATTGATTTTATtggattatttaaattgattgtattgtaattgttaaaatttaatattattttacgtacAAAAATACCATGggattgttatataatatttttttgtaatcaacGGCATATTGGGTTAATCAACAGCATATTGGGTTCCCTGTAATATTAGACataagtttataaatacattaaataaaaaataaaaataataaaataagaaaggGGAGCTCTACGAAATCAGAATTAGCTGATTGTTATTTTCCAAAACGTTTTATTTGTTtgcatttgccaagacgcggtcaccactccaataaaaatttaatgtaacattaaaatttaataattttcaagtaTAGACTGTATTACtaatatattactaattaaaacaGCTTTAGCTTTAGTtatgatgtaataaaaaaaattatacttaccGCGCTCATGTCTTAACGCTATGGTTAGAACATATTTTGATTACTAATCTGTATTTAGAAAATCAAAGTTGTCGAATAAAATTGTGAAAGCATAGACTATCCGTTTTGCTATCCGTCACTTTCCTCTTTGTCAATttccattaattttaattcactcACGAGTACATTGTAATAATTCGCTTTATTATTGTAGTTTACAATTGAACGCAAAACCCATGTTTTATATTTCACTACcctataatacataattaaaatgtatttgaagCTTATATCGTTTGTATTTGTAATCATTTGTTGCACATTAGTGTCGGTAAGTCTATGACAAAATATTTAGATGCCTAATTAATACagttaaaactaatatttttttatgtataataatccCTCGTTTCTTAATTAGACAGTATTATTAAAaccatataaaactaaaaaacgaAAAATCTGAAGTAATTTCCAGCATATACTCCTGCTTTTATTACTACCATAAAAACAGCTATAATGACCATCATTTAGGATACTGTTTTCTAACATTTTTCGTCTgagactgtaattttttttccgtaGAGTTACTGGCCATCTTAAATAAAGACAACATATTGCACTCTAAACTTTCATATTTCTTTGTATTCAATTGCCTAATGTTGATTGTATAACAAATACAGGGTTCGTATGAAGATAAAAGATGCAAGTGTGTGTGTCCAAGTCCAGCGGCTGTACTGAATAACACAGTGGGTTCAGACCGGAAATTGTACATTGGCAATGTACCGCCAAATAAGTGGTTAGTATTAAAACACTAACACATTCTCACAGTAATAATACTTGTTTAGAATCGTAAATTACACTTTTTGTGCAAGAGAAATagaatcaatataataattttaatgtggtacgaataataaaaaaggtacagtTAGATTGTTTCCtagatattattatgttactataaatcaatattaaatatgctatgttacatacaattttatgtaaaagcataaaataaagtaatttattcttagttcttttttgttattgcttagttttattattaacaaatattattaaggtaGAGGATAGCTAGATACATCGTGTTTAAAATCTGGAACAACCTGTCCAGAGAAGTAACTCAACCTTCCAGGagaccacaactaaataatactgctatcaaaTAGTTCTGTTATTCTGTGATCTTTGATATATGGTGAgtgaggtggccagagctcctgaaggGATTGAGCACGTGCTtgtgatgcttttggtgttgcatgCATctttaggctacggtaatcacttactatCAGACAAGCAGTACGTTTGTTTGCTGACCTTGTTGAATAAAAAAGTCACGAGCTGGTGGCCTAAGCTCGTAAGGTGAGTCCATTTTAGGGTAGGCAATGCCCATCTGATGGGTTTGTCAACttgttcataaaaaaaactttcaagtTTCAATTGATGATTGCAGCAATTGTGATGGTGTGATTCTGCCACGTGTTGGTGAATTGATCAAAGGTCGTGAACAAGAGTTTTGCCCACGATGTGAATGCAAATATGAAAACAGGAATACTACAATCATtaaggtattattttttttaagtaattttttttccattacatttctatatattaaaaactgatTTGCTAAAAAATGATAGCATTGCAAACATAATTTACCTACATGTCTACTGGCACAGTTGGCAGTGTCACTGCTCTCCGCTCCAGTTATGGGTTAGATTTGTGTCCAATCTGTGTATAGTTTGtcaaatttgttaaaattatgtcaGTTGGCTATTATTTATGCCACAGGCATTAAATTATACCATAGCTATAGTACCCTAGTAATAGATGaatgtgtatgtttgttacacatatttatatattagtatactTGAGGACAGACATTTCTTTATGAAACATTGCTAtttggtaaaataaattttaataaagttcttCTTTACTCAGGTtgttgtgataattgttatctGGGTTATCATGCTGCTCGTGGCATACATGGGCTTCCTGATCTGTCTCGATCCTCTAATTAACAAGAGAGCCAAAGCCTCATACCAAGAACACACTAATGAGGATGTaagtaatttcaatttattcaaatattttattgctaGCTTACTTGTTTTGTTTACTTTGCTGACATTAAAACTTTTTGGTTCTAATGAAATTacatgaataaattatattcttgaCGACACACGATTCAGTctgtagtatcccactgctggacataggcctctttctccatgtaagaaaATGGTTTGTGCCTAATCTACCATGCTGATTCTCTGCAGGT includes:
- the LOC123668382 gene encoding uncharacterized protein CG1161-like, whose protein sequence is MYLKLISFVFVIICCTLVSGSYEDKRCKCVCPSPAAVLNNTVGSDRKLYIGNVPPNKCNCDGVILPRVGELIKGREQEFCPRCECKYENRNTTIIKVVVIIVIWVIMLLVAYMGFLICLDPLINKRAKASYQEHTNEDDEGTISGPSQQMGARGNVLNRVTHQQDKWKRQVREQRRNIYDRHTMLN